A single genomic interval of Helianthus annuus cultivar XRQ/B chromosome 13, HanXRQr2.0-SUNRISE, whole genome shotgun sequence harbors:
- the LOC110900447 gene encoding uncharacterized protein LOC110900447 has translation MRSFVWSEIGSGLSTSAWFNSWNNIGPLIQFFSPRLIANAGFSLDAKVAGIFLESSWGWPNEWRDRVPALNQLDILSIQQNKDDKLFWRQGDLLHDFSTARAWDSFRHRELEVEWCRIVWFGQCIPRHAFLMWHIMRRKLLTQDKILSWDFSRRKNMNMMCCLLCYANHDSHNHLFFECKFSDQIWHKVRHKAGMESVQSKWEDIVNWLVVRSRSKSARNYVARLLVAATAYFIWQERNARLFKNELRPPEAIIELIIQQVRYKLMGAKLKNCDNVRRLLGDWGISGADLLEDVG, from the coding sequence ATGAGGAGTTTTGTTTGGTCAGAAATTGGGAGTGGGTTATCGACATCAGCTTGGTTCAATTCGTGGAATAATATTGGTCCGTTGATTCAGTTTTTTTCCCCGAGACTTATTGCGAATGCAGGTTTCAGTTTGGATGCTAAAGTGGCTGGTATTTTCTTGGAGTCTTCGTGGGGTTGGCCGAATGAGTGGAGAGATCGAGTTCCGGCCCTTAATCAGCTCGATATCTTGTCTATTCAGCAGAATAAGGATGATAAACTCTTTTGGCGACAAGGGGATCTTCTTCATGATTTTTCTACGGCTCGAGCTTGGGATTCTTTTAGACATCGAGAGTTGGAGGTAGAGTGGTGTCGTATTGTTTGGTTCGGCCAATGCATCCCTCGACATGCGTTTTTAATGTGGCATATTATGAGGCGTAAGTTACTTACTCAGGATAAGATTTTGAGCTGGGATTTCTCGCGGAGAAAAAACATGAACATGATGTGTTGTTTGCTTTGTTATGCCAATCATGATTCTCATAATCATCTGTTCTTCGAGTGTAAATTCTCGGATCAGATTTGGCACAAAGTTAGACATAAAGCGGGTATGGAGTCGGTTCAATCCAAATGGGAGGACATTGTTAATTGGCTAGTAGTTCGGTCCAGGTCGAAGTCAGCTAGGAACTATGTTGCAAGGTTATTGGTAGCGGCCACTGCTTATTTCATCTGGCAGGAGCGTAATGCTAGATTATTCAAGAATGAGTTGAGACCTCCAGAAGCTATTATTGAACTTATTATTCAACAGGTCCGGTATAAATTAATGGGAGCGAAGCTAAAGAACTGTGACAATGTCAGAAGGCTTCTAGGTGATTGGGGGATTAGTGGAGCTGATCTGCTTGAAGATGTTGGCTGA